A region of Lycium barbarum isolate Lr01 chromosome 3, ASM1917538v2, whole genome shotgun sequence DNA encodes the following proteins:
- the LOC132630894 gene encoding receptor-like protein 33, whose protein sequence is MKILHFLWLFLIPFWQILSGNEIFLVSSQCLDDQKSLLLNLKDSLHYNSSLSNKLASWNKNTSECCNWDGVTCDSSGHVIALELDNESISGGIGNSSALFSLRYLEKLNLAYNRFNAGIPVGIDNLTNLKYLNLSNAGFVGQIPMMLSRLRRLVTLDLSTLFPDFDQPLKLENPNLKHFIENSRELRELYLDSVDLSAQRSEWCQSLSSYLLNLTILSLRTCKISGPIDESLSKLQFLSIIRLDQNNLSTTVPEYFANFSNMTTLTLASCNLQGAFPKRIFQVPVLEILDLSNNKMLSGSIPNFPRNGSFRTISLSYTNFSGSLTESISNLQNLSRLELSNCNFSGPIPSTMANLTNLVYLDFSSNNFTGSILYFQRFKKLTQLDVSHNLLTGPLSKAHFEGLTELVNINLGNNLLNGTLPAYIFELPSLQKLFLNGNQFVGQVNEFDNASSSLLDTIDLSNNHLNGPIPKSMFEVERLKVLSLSSNLFSGRVPLDLIGRLSNLTRLELSYNNLTVDASKSTSFTFPQLGILKLASCGLQKFPDLKNQSRMFHLDLSDNKILGAIPNWIWGIGDGALAHLNLSFNQLEYMEQPYNGSSNLIVFDLRSNRIKGDLPIPPPSAIFVDYSWNNFTNSIPLDIGISIALASFFSVANNGLTGRIPESICKASYLQVLDLSNNALSGTIPRCLLENSTTLGVLNLGKNRLNGVIPDSFPFGCALKTLDLSSNFLEKELPKSLVNCESLEVLNVGNNRLVDSFPCMLSKSYSLRVIVLRSNQFNGSLHCRPTKNSWQNLQIIDLASNNFSGVLKAECFSNWRGMMVADDYVETGRNHIQFKFLQLSNFYYQDTVTITIKGMELELMKILRVFTSIDFSSNRFQGVIPDTVGELSSLFLLNLSHNAIEGPIPKSTGKLQMLESLDLSSNQLSGKIPVELANLTFLSYLNLSLNNLVGGIPSSNQFQTFSADSFEGNRGLCGFPLSICASNAPESTPSPTSQDDSYDWQFIFTGVGYGVGAAISIAPLLFYKEGRKYCDEHMERLLKLIFPRYGFTYTRYDPGKVVAVEQFEDETPNDTEDDDEGDEEVTLGRYCVFCSKIDFHRKQAIHDPKCTCHMSSSPISCPPTPSSSSPLLFIYKSFDF, encoded by the coding sequence ATGAAAATTCTACACTTCTTATGGCTTTTCTTGATACCCTTTTGGCAAATCTTATCAGGTAATGAGATTTTCTTGGTTTCCTCTCAATGTCTTGATGATCAAAAGTCATTGTTGCTGAATTTGAAGGATAGCCTCCATTATAATTCTAGTTTGTCAAATAAATTGGCAAGTTGGAACAAGAACACAAGTGAATGTTGCAATTGGGATGGGGTGACATGTGATAGCTCTGGTCATGTGATTGCCTTGGAACTGGACAATGAATCAATTTCTGGTGGAATTGGGAATTCGAGCGCTCTTTTCAGTCTTCGGTATCTTGAGAAGCTAAATTTGGCTTACAACAGGTTCAATGCTGGCATACCAGTTGGTATAGACAACCTCACGAACTTGAAGTACCTGAATTTATCGAATGCTGGTTTTGTTGGCCAAATTCCAATGATGTTATCAAGATTAAGAAGGCTAGTTACTCTTGATCTCTCAACTCTTTTCCCTGACTTTGACCAGCCACTAAAACTTGAGAATCCCAATTTGAAACATTTCATTGAGAACTCAAGAGAGCTTAGAGAGCTTTACCTTGATAGTGTAGATCTTTCAGCTCAGAGGAGTGAGTGGTGTCAATCTTTATCTTCATATTTACTTAACTTGACCATCTTGAGCTTGCGTACTTGTAAAATTTCAGGCCCTATTGATGAATCACTTTCTAAGCTTCAATTTCTTTCTATCATCCGTCTTGACCAGAACAATCTCTCTACTACAGTTCCTGAATATTTTGCCAATTTCTCGAACATGACTACCTTGACCCTCGCCTCTTGTAATCTGCAAGGAGCATTTCCTAAAAGAAtctttcaggtaccagttttaGAGATTTTGGACTTGTCAAATAACAAGATGCTTAGTGGTAGTATTCCGAATTTTCCTCGAAACGGATCTTTCAGGACTATATCACTAAGCTACACCAACTTTTCTGGTTCATTAACAGAGTCCATTTCGAACCTTCAGAACCTGTCCAGGTTAGAGCTCTCCAACTGCAACTTCAGTGGACCAATACCTTCCACAATGGCAAACCTTACAAATCTTGTTTATTTGGACTTCTCCTCGAACAATTTCACTGGTTCTATCCTATACTTCCAAAGATTCAAGAAACTCACCCAGTTAGACGTCTCTCACAATCTCCTAACTGGTCCCTTGTCTAAAGCGCATTTTGAAGGACTCACAGAGCTTGTTAACATAAATTTAGGGAACAATTTACTCAATGGTACCCTTCCTGCCTATATATTTGAGCTCCCCTCCTTGCAGAAGCTTTTTCTTAATGGCAATCAATTTGTTGGCCAAGTCAATGAATTTGACAATGCATCCTCCTCTCTGCTGGATACAATTGATTTGAGCAACAACCACCTGAATGGACCGATTCCCAAGTCCATGTTTGAAGTTGAGAGGCTTAAGGTCCTCTCACTTTCTTCCAACTTATTTAGTGGGAGAGTGCCACTAGACCTCATTGGGAGGCTTAGTAACCTTACAAGACTGGAGCTTTCTTACAATAACTTGACTGTCGATGCAAGTAAATCAACCTCTTTCACATTTCCCCAGTTGGGCATATTGAAACTAGCTTCTTGTGGGTTGCAAAAGTTCCCTGATCTTAAAAATCAGTCAAGGATGTTCCACTTAGACCTTTCTGACAACAAAATATTGGGGGCAATACCGAATTGGATTTGGGGAATTGGTGATGGAGCTCTCGCTCACCTGAATCTTTCCTTTAATCAGCTGGAGTACATGGAACAGCCTTACAATGGTTCCAGTAATCTTATAGTGTTTGACTTGCGTTCCAACCGTATAAAAGGTGACCTACCAATTCCACCTCCTTCTGCCATCTTTGTGGACTACTCGTGGAATAATTTCACCAATTCCATCCCCCTAGATATTGGAATTTCTATTGCTCTTGCTTCCTTTTTCTCAGTTGCAAATAATGGCCTCACTGGAAGAATTCCTGAATCCATATGCAAGGCCAGCTATCTTCAAGTGCTTGATTTGTCTAACAATGCCTTGAGTGGAACAATACCACGATGTCTACTGGAAAATAGTACAACTCTTGGGGTGCTGAATCTAGGGAAGAACAGACTCAATGGTGTTATACCAGATTCATTTCCATTCGGCTGTGCTCTAAAAACTTTAGACCTCAGTAGCAATTTCTTAGAAAAGGAGCTGCCAAAATCGCTTGTCAACTGCGAGTCGTTGGAGGTTCTGAATGTTGGGAATAACAGACTAGTTGACAGTTTCCCGTGCATGTTGAGTAAGTCATACAGTCTGAGAGTAATAGTCTTGCGCTCCAATCAATTCAATGGAAGTCTTCATTGTCGTCCAACCAAAAATAGCTGGCAAAATCTCCAGATTATAGATTTAGCTTCCAACAACTTCAGTGGTGTGTTGAAAGCAGAATGCTTTTCAAATTGGAGAGGGATGATGGTTGCAGATGATTACGTGGAGACAGGACGCAACCATATCCAGTTTAAGTTCCTCCAGCTAAGTAACTTTTACTATCAGGACACAGTGACAATAACCATCAAAGGGATGGAGCTGGAGCTTATGAAGATTCTCAGGGTCTTCACATCTATTGATTTCTCTTCAAATAGATTTCAAGGAGTGATACCAGATACGGTCGGGGAACTTAGCTCACTTTTTCTTCTGAATCTCTCACACAATGCCATTGAGGGACCAATCCCAAAATCAACTGGCAAGCTACAAATGCTTGAATCACTAGACCTGTCTTCAAACCAGCTATCTGGAAAAATCCCCGTCGAGCTTGCAAATCTCACATTCCTATCATATCTGAACTTATCACTTAACAATTTGGTTGGAGGAATCCCATCGAGTAATCAATTTCAAACATTCTCTGCAGATTCCTTTGAAGGAAACAGAGGCCTATGCGGGTTCCCTCTCAGCATTTGCGCCAGCAATGCTCCAGAGTCAACACCATCACCGACTTCGCAAGATGACTCTTATGATTGGCAGTTCATATTTACAGGTGTGGGATATGGAGTAGGGGCAGCAATCTCCATTGCACCTCTGTTGTTTTACAAGGAAGGGCGGAAATACTGTGACGAACATATGGAGAGATTACTTAAATTGATATTTCCAAGATATGGGTTCACGTACACCAGATATGACCCTGGAAAGGTTGTGGCAGTGGAACAATTTGAAGATGAGACCCCAAATGACACTGAAGATGACGATGAGGGGGACGAAGAAGTAACTCTTGGGCGGTATTGCGTTTTCTGTAGTAAAATTGATTTTCACAGAAAGCAAGCAATACATGATCCAAAATGCACTTGTCATATGTCATCGTCCCCCATTTCTTGTCCTCCTACACCATCCTCTTCTTCACCTTTATTGTTCATATACAAAAGTTTTGATTTCTGA